One stretch of Carcharodon carcharias isolate sCarCar2 chromosome 20, sCarCar2.pri, whole genome shotgun sequence DNA includes these proteins:
- the dlst gene encoding dihydrolipoyllysine-residue succinyltransferase component of 2-oxoglutarate dehydrogenase complex, mitochondrial isoform X2 codes for MGNGSQGCKGLSGLLVCYRSIYDRSRQLPENVSKFSLFRIRHFRTSAVFNDVLTVNTPAFAESVTEGDVRWEKAVGDTVVEDEVVCEIETDKTSVHVPAPHAGVIEELLVPDGGKVEGGTPLFKLRKTEAGAAKPKPAATPIPKPEAAAAPPPPPPPATTAGAIPTTMPPVPLVNMQAMDSKPVSAVKPTVGHLAPASDVGVKGVRSEHRVKMNRMRLRIAQRLKEAQNTCAMLTTFNEIDMSNIQEMRTLHKETFLKKHNMKLGFMSAFVKASSFALQNQPVVNAVIDDTTKEVVYRDYIDISVAVATPKGLVVPVIRNVETMNYADIEKAINELGEKARKNELAIEDMDGGTFTISNGGVFGSMFGTPIINPPQSAILGMHGIFDRPVAVKGQVVIRPMMYVALTYDHRLIDGREAVLFLRKIKAAVEDPRVLLLDI; via the exons GGAAATGGCTCACAAGGATGCAAAGGTCTCTCTG GTCTTTTGGTGTGCTATAGATCTATCTATGATAGAAGCAGGCAGCTTCC AGAAAATGTCTCTAAATTTAGCCTCTTCCGCATCCGACATTTTAGGACGTCAGCAGTCTTTA ATGACGTGCTAACAGTTAATACACCAGCATTTGCAGAGTCTGTCACAGAGGGAGATGTCAGGTGGGAAAAAG CTGTTGGTGATACAGTAGTTGAAGATGAGGTGGTGTGTGAAATTGAAACTGATAAG ACATCAGTACACGTTCCTGCTCCACATGCTGGTGTCATTGAGGAACTCCTGGTCCCTGATGGGGGTAAGGTGGAAGGAGGAACCCCTCTCTTCAAACTCAGGAAGACAGAAG CTGGTGCTGCAAAGCCAAAACCAGCAGCCACTCCTATCCccaaaccagaagcagcagcagcaccaccaccaccaccaccacctgcaaccaCAGCAGGGGCAATTCCTACCACAATGCCACCTGTACCACTGGTAAATATGCAGGCCATGGATAGTAAACCTG TGTCAGCAGTGAAACCTACTGTTGGACACTTGGCCCCAGCTTCGGATGTGGGAGTGAAAGGTGTCAGATCAGAGCATAGG GTTAAAATGAACAGAATGCGACTTCGAATTGCACAACGGCTAAAGGAGGCTCAGAATACTTGTGCCATGCTGACCACCTTCAACGAAATTGACATGAG CAACATCCAGGAAATGAGAACTCTACACAAAGAAACCTTCCTCAAGAAGCACAACATGAAGCTCGGTTTCATGTCTGCATTTGTCAAAGCATCCAGTTTTGCTCTGCAAAATCAGCCAGTGGTAAATGCTG TTATCGATGATACAACCAAAGAAGTGGTCTACCGAGATTATATAGACATCAGCGTAGCTGTAGCAACACCAAAG GGCCTGGTAGTCCCTGTAATCCGAAATGTTGAAACAATGAACTATGCTGATATTGAGAAAGCGATCAATGAGCTAGGAGAGAAG GCCCGTAAAAATGAGTTGGCTATAGAAGACATGGATGGAGGTACTTTCACTATCAGTAATGGAGGAGTGTTTGGCTCAATGTTTGGGACACCAATTATCAACCCACCCCAGTCTGCCATCCTAGGCATGCACGGTATCTTTGATAGACCAGTTGCAGTCAAGGGCCAG GTTGTGATCCGTCCCATGATGTATGTGGCCCTAACCTATGACCACCGTTTGATCGATGGCAGAGAAGCAGTACTTTTCCTCCGAAAAATTAAAGCTGCAGTTGAAGACCCCCGTGTGCTGCTCCTTGACATTTAA
- the dlst gene encoding dihydrolipoyllysine-residue succinyltransferase component of 2-oxoglutarate dehydrogenase complex, mitochondrial isoform X1, with protein MFSRSRCLARSLSRFTVSRNPGSRQGNGSQGCKGLSGLLVCYRSIYDRSRQLPENVSKFSLFRIRHFRTSAVFNDVLTVNTPAFAESVTEGDVRWEKAVGDTVVEDEVVCEIETDKTSVHVPAPHAGVIEELLVPDGGKVEGGTPLFKLRKTEAGAAKPKPAATPIPKPEAAAAPPPPPPPATTAGAIPTTMPPVPLVNMQAMDSKPVSAVKPTVGHLAPASDVGVKGVRSEHRVKMNRMRLRIAQRLKEAQNTCAMLTTFNEIDMSNIQEMRTLHKETFLKKHNMKLGFMSAFVKASSFALQNQPVVNAVIDDTTKEVVYRDYIDISVAVATPKGLVVPVIRNVETMNYADIEKAINELGEKARKNELAIEDMDGGTFTISNGGVFGSMFGTPIINPPQSAILGMHGIFDRPVAVKGQVVIRPMMYVALTYDHRLIDGREAVLFLRKIKAAVEDPRVLLLDI; from the exons GGAAATGGCTCACAAGGATGCAAAGGTCTCTCTG GTCTTTTGGTGTGCTATAGATCTATCTATGATAGAAGCAGGCAGCTTCC AGAAAATGTCTCTAAATTTAGCCTCTTCCGCATCCGACATTTTAGGACGTCAGCAGTCTTTA ATGACGTGCTAACAGTTAATACACCAGCATTTGCAGAGTCTGTCACAGAGGGAGATGTCAGGTGGGAAAAAG CTGTTGGTGATACAGTAGTTGAAGATGAGGTGGTGTGTGAAATTGAAACTGATAAG ACATCAGTACACGTTCCTGCTCCACATGCTGGTGTCATTGAGGAACTCCTGGTCCCTGATGGGGGTAAGGTGGAAGGAGGAACCCCTCTCTTCAAACTCAGGAAGACAGAAG CTGGTGCTGCAAAGCCAAAACCAGCAGCCACTCCTATCCccaaaccagaagcagcagcagcaccaccaccaccaccaccacctgcaaccaCAGCAGGGGCAATTCCTACCACAATGCCACCTGTACCACTGGTAAATATGCAGGCCATGGATAGTAAACCTG TGTCAGCAGTGAAACCTACTGTTGGACACTTGGCCCCAGCTTCGGATGTGGGAGTGAAAGGTGTCAGATCAGAGCATAGG GTTAAAATGAACAGAATGCGACTTCGAATTGCACAACGGCTAAAGGAGGCTCAGAATACTTGTGCCATGCTGACCACCTTCAACGAAATTGACATGAG CAACATCCAGGAAATGAGAACTCTACACAAAGAAACCTTCCTCAAGAAGCACAACATGAAGCTCGGTTTCATGTCTGCATTTGTCAAAGCATCCAGTTTTGCTCTGCAAAATCAGCCAGTGGTAAATGCTG TTATCGATGATACAACCAAAGAAGTGGTCTACCGAGATTATATAGACATCAGCGTAGCTGTAGCAACACCAAAG GGCCTGGTAGTCCCTGTAATCCGAAATGTTGAAACAATGAACTATGCTGATATTGAGAAAGCGATCAATGAGCTAGGAGAGAAG GCCCGTAAAAATGAGTTGGCTATAGAAGACATGGATGGAGGTACTTTCACTATCAGTAATGGAGGAGTGTTTGGCTCAATGTTTGGGACACCAATTATCAACCCACCCCAGTCTGCCATCCTAGGCATGCACGGTATCTTTGATAGACCAGTTGCAGTCAAGGGCCAG GTTGTGATCCGTCCCATGATGTATGTGGCCCTAACCTATGACCACCGTTTGATCGATGGCAGAGAAGCAGTACTTTTCCTCCGAAAAATTAAAGCTGCAGTTGAAGACCCCCGTGTGCTGCTCCTTGACATTTAA